From Denitrovibrio acetiphilus DSM 12809, the proteins below share one genomic window:
- a CDS encoding tyrosine-type recombinase/integrase: MGGIRKRGKKNRIQAIFNYLSIKRFENTPYYCDTGKSDCKCRNCKAARAFVSEIDRKINESSFRYQDYFPKSATLKKLGIANVSSEVSFGTYAWQWYDLKEPNIAYSTSKAYKTAVKALCETFGNMPLNQIKPSHIQTYISKSELSPKTISNYIGVLYSVLQAGVADDILEKNSAEYIDKPEIGSEKIDPFEKSEVEQILKWTKKNHPHITVLYAIGFYTGMRIGEVLALKWSDIDFNKHTILVQRTMTANKLKDSTKTSNYRIIDIIPELDEYLEAHKKYTFMKSEWVILTHYGDPFKKTDNIVDSYYKPCLKALKMRFRILNQMRHSFACMMIDAGENLNWIKNMLGHSTLEMLFKKYGNRINRQDGTRKGVLFSKKAESGDK, encoded by the coding sequence ATGGGCGGCATAAGAAAGCGTGGCAAAAAAAACAGAATACAAGCTATATTTAACTACCTGAGCATTAAAAGGTTCGAAAACACACCATACTATTGCGACACCGGAAAGAGTGATTGCAAATGCAGAAACTGCAAGGCAGCAAGAGCATTTGTAAGCGAGATTGACCGTAAAATTAATGAAAGCAGCTTTCGATATCAGGATTACTTCCCAAAATCAGCAACACTTAAAAAACTGGGAATTGCGAATGTCTCAAGTGAAGTATCATTTGGAACATATGCTTGGCAATGGTACGACCTGAAAGAGCCGAACATTGCATACTCCACTTCAAAAGCATACAAAACTGCTGTCAAGGCTTTGTGTGAAACTTTCGGTAATATGCCGCTAAATCAAATTAAACCATCTCACATACAGACATACATCTCGAAATCCGAATTATCACCTAAGACGATATCTAATTATATAGGCGTACTATATAGCGTATTACAGGCTGGTGTTGCCGATGACATTCTTGAAAAAAATTCTGCCGAATATATAGACAAACCTGAAATAGGGTCTGAAAAGATTGATCCGTTTGAAAAAAGTGAAGTTGAACAAATTCTTAAATGGACAAAAAAGAACCACCCACACATAACCGTATTATATGCTATAGGATTTTATACTGGAATGAGAATAGGCGAGGTGCTTGCTCTAAAGTGGTCAGACATTGACTTTAATAAACATACCATATTAGTCCAAAGAACAATGACTGCAAATAAATTGAAAGACTCGACTAAAACATCTAATTACAGAATTATAGATATTATCCCGGAGCTTGATGAATACTTAGAAGCTCACAAGAAATATACCTTTATGAAATCTGAGTGGGTGATATTAACACATTATGGAGACCCCTTCAAAAAGACAGACAACATCGTTGATTCTTACTATAAACCTTGTCTCAAAGCACTTAAAATGAGATTCCGTATTCTTAACCAGATGCGCCATAGTTTCGCCTGTATGATGATTGATGCAGGGGAGAATTTAAACTGGATAAAAAACATGCTCGGTCACTCAACTCTGGAAATGTTATTCAAGAAATATGGCAACAGAATTAACCGTCAAGATGGCACTCGTAAAGGTGTCCTTTTCTCCAAAAAAGCAGAAAGCGGTGACAAATAG
- a CDS encoding helix-turn-helix domain-containing protein, with the protein MDTFAERLKALIDVKNIKQTELADLIGVNSKSINTYVKGRSEPNLDLLKKMAEELETPIEYFFGYISLDEAINGGLSSEKALLINTIRNINTPIPNDTLQLIKTILLTLNHEIKESLDKLSKLDPEGVSEIAKQINKEYSLQKLNTQNK; encoded by the coding sequence ATGGATACTTTTGCAGAAAGACTCAAAGCACTTATTGACGTAAAGAACATTAAGCAGACAGAACTGGCTGACCTTATTGGCGTAAACTCTAAAAGCATAAACACTTATGTTAAAGGCAGATCAGAGCCAAACCTCGACCTACTCAAGAAAATGGCTGAAGAACTGGAGACGCCTATCGAATATTTCTTTGGATATATATCGCTAGACGAAGCTATTAATGGTGGGTTAAGCTCAGAAAAAGCTCTCCTTATAAACACTATAAGAAACATAAACACGCCAATCCCTAACGATACATTACAATTAATAAAAACGATCCTGCTGACCCTTAACCATGAAATAAAAGAAAGTCTTGATAAGCTGTCAAAACTTGACCCTGAAGGCGTTTCCGAAATAGCAAAACAAATCAATAAAGAATACTCTCTTCAAAAGTTAAATACCCAAAACAAATAA
- a CDS encoding sigma-70 family RNA polymerase sigma factor has translation MNNKYLINEPPLLILPSLAKSIGLNEGILLQQIHYWLRTSKHDRGGYRWIYNTYAQWLEQFPFWSEKTLRRTVKRLEDKEIIISTVEFNQSINKTKWYRIDYKVLADYTGFSDGTDLIIDEYPLLFQPSLAVRYGLNEAIFLQQLHYWLSYSSKERGGCLWVVNKYKTWLDQFSFWSVDTLKRTIKSLTEKEAIINTDEYNDSVISNLRWLTINYDKFNKPSVQIDQSSEQSDLSRVQIDQTLVQSDQSHAENIASVQNDRTCVQSDQSSVQNDHIASADWPDGQCKMTSSHIYTETNTETTENKAQEVNLEESDRLQKMIKFDSESVKAAFDKAVNYYLKLIDPQKTIRRNDSRLDDIQNLMAEYGADAVELIFDSVKKSDFLLGNSGKFIPSFSFILKNAGKIISGQYESESESVYEKAQRCCEAHKDCSVVTDNYPARPHCRYCDQFINKDLRPKKTQEEIDDDMFEECKSRAYCVVKKLRMSTPFPYCGKCPKNDFAQKEKGEAELMKKAAECYASCKGCCFVKVMETESLDYCKFCPGNSTDPDDSYKTIKVDPSDSDAVWSASYEWTSKSDKKIKGFIKDFEIFSTYSLNDYMQEVLIVVYEVLQELLAECDGSVPVSKFEERIWNNFRNRFTKSMQTVPAMRDVFKGGNKSACVFEEYTGNELSENDSEPENRRLNEEIIKTLLGILTVREEEVLDYVLGFTGRGKLSQSEAAELMGTTRDNVAVIQKKAVDKITAFCKEQEIDGSSTLETIKFKIRTYQKQKFKDPCKYQLFEIGSLINQIAG, from the coding sequence ATGAATAATAAATATCTTATCAATGAACCGCCACTGCTGATCCTTCCTTCACTTGCCAAATCAATTGGACTTAATGAAGGTATCCTTCTACAGCAGATTCATTACTGGCTTAGAACATCAAAACATGACAGGGGCGGTTATAGATGGATATATAATACTTATGCCCAGTGGCTTGAGCAGTTTCCTTTCTGGTCAGAAAAGACTCTCAGGCGGACTGTAAAGAGACTTGAGGATAAAGAGATTATAATCTCAACCGTAGAATTCAATCAAAGCATTAATAAAACCAAGTGGTATAGAATAGACTACAAAGTGCTTGCAGACTATACAGGCTTTAGTGACGGCACAGACCTGATTATTGATGAATATCCGCTTCTGTTTCAGCCGTCGCTTGCTGTTAGATATGGTCTGAACGAGGCTATATTTCTTCAGCAACTCCACTACTGGCTGAGCTACAGCAGCAAAGAGAGAGGAGGGTGCCTTTGGGTTGTGAATAAATACAAAACCTGGCTTGATCAGTTCAGCTTTTGGAGCGTTGATACTCTCAAAAGAACTATAAAAAGCCTCACCGAAAAGGAAGCTATAATTAACACTGATGAATACAATGATTCGGTGATCAGCAATTTACGCTGGCTGACAATTAATTACGATAAATTTAATAAACCGTCAGTGCAGATTGACCAGTCGTCAGAGCAAAGTGACCTTTCGAGGGTGCAGATTGACCAGACGCTAGTGCAATCTGACCAGTCGCACGCTGAAAATATCGCGTCAGTGCAAAATGACCGGACGTGTGTGCAAAGTGACCAGTCGTCAGTGCAGAATGACCACATCGCCAGTGCAGATTGGCCGGATGGTCAGTGCAAAATGACCAGTTCTCATATATATACAGAGACTAATACAGAGACTACAGAGAATAAGGCACAAGAAGTCAATCTCGAAGAATCAGACCGTTTACAAAAAATGATAAAATTTGACTCCGAATCTGTAAAAGCGGCTTTTGATAAAGCTGTGAATTATTATTTAAAGCTTATCGACCCGCAAAAGACAATAAGACGAAATGATAGCAGACTCGACGATATTCAAAACCTTATGGCTGAATACGGAGCCGATGCTGTTGAATTGATTTTTGACAGCGTAAAAAAATCTGATTTTCTGTTAGGAAATTCTGGGAAGTTTATACCTTCATTCAGTTTCATTCTGAAAAACGCAGGTAAAATAATCTCAGGACAGTATGAATCAGAATCAGAGTCTGTGTATGAAAAAGCCCAGCGATGCTGTGAAGCACATAAAGATTGCTCTGTGGTCACTGATAATTATCCGGCAAGACCTCATTGCAGATACTGCGATCAGTTCATAAACAAAGATTTGCGGCCAAAGAAAACACAGGAAGAAATCGACGATGATATGTTTGAAGAGTGCAAGTCCAGAGCTTACTGCGTAGTTAAAAAGCTTCGTATGTCTACACCTTTTCCTTACTGCGGCAAATGCCCGAAAAATGATTTTGCTCAGAAAGAAAAAGGTGAAGCGGAGCTCATGAAAAAGGCTGCCGAATGTTATGCAAGCTGCAAAGGGTGCTGTTTTGTAAAGGTCATGGAGACAGAGTCGCTTGATTATTGCAAATTTTGCCCAGGGAACAGCACTGACCCGGATGATTCATATAAAACTATTAAAGTCGACCCTTCGGACAGTGATGCTGTGTGGTCTGCTTCCTATGAATGGACAAGCAAGAGCGACAAAAAAATAAAGGGTTTTATAAAGGATTTTGAGATTTTCAGCACGTACTCTTTGAATGATTACATGCAGGAGGTTCTGATTGTCGTTTATGAAGTTTTGCAGGAACTGCTTGCGGAGTGTGACGGCAGCGTGCCTGTGAGCAAATTTGAAGAGCGCATATGGAATAATTTTCGAAACAGATTTACAAAAAGCATGCAGACTGTTCCGGCTATGAGAGATGTTTTTAAAGGAGGTAACAAGTCCGCATGTGTTTTTGAGGAATACACCGGAAATGAATTATCCGAAAATGATTCTGAGCCTGAAAATCGCCGTTTAAACGAAGAAATTATCAAAACACTGCTTGGGATACTCACCGTAAGGGAAGAGGAGGTTTTAGACTATGTTCTGGGCTTCACAGGTAGAGGGAAGCTGTCTCAGAGTGAGGCGGCGGAACTTATGGGCACCACTAGAGATAATGTGGCCGTTATACAGAAAAAGGCGGTAGATAAGATTACGGCATTTTGTAAAGAGCAAGAGATCGACGGCTCAAGCACGCTGGAGACCATCAAGTTTAAAATCCGCACCTATCAAAAACAGAAATTCAAAGACCCTTGTAAATACCAATTATTTGAGATAGGTAGTTTGATTAATCAGATTGCTGGATGA
- a CDS encoding mobile mystery protein A yields the protein MNGKYKLLELEQIDKKLEKYKLLLGEQRPKKGWIHTIRKALGMSGRQLASRIGVSQPRVAEIEKKEMDNSLTLKTMQQVAEGLGCEFVYAFVPKTSIKEMLTKRAEEIASAQTNSAAVTMNLEAQGLTETEVELIKKETVQELVAARPTKLWNDIK from the coding sequence ATGAACGGGAAGTACAAATTGCTTGAGCTGGAGCAAATAGATAAAAAGCTTGAAAAATACAAATTGCTCTTAGGGGAACAGAGGCCAAAGAAAGGCTGGATACACACCATAAGAAAAGCACTTGGGATGTCCGGCAGGCAGCTTGCCAGTCGTATAGGTGTCAGTCAGCCGAGAGTCGCTGAGATCGAAAAAAAAGAAATGGATAACTCATTAACTCTAAAAACTATGCAACAGGTGGCTGAAGGACTTGGCTGCGAATTTGTTTATGCGTTTGTGCCTAAGACCTCTATCAAGGAGATGCTTACAAAAAGAGCCGAAGAGATTGCGTCAGCACAAACCAATAGTGCCGCCGTCACTATGAATCTTGAGGCTCAGGGGTTGACTGAGACAGAGGTGGAGCTGATTAAAAAAGAAACTGTTCAGGAACTTGTTGCCGCTAGACCAACAAAATTATGGAACGATATTAAATAA
- the vapC gene encoding type II toxin-antitoxin system tRNA(fMet)-specific endonuclease VapC, translated as MYMLDTNICIYIIKRRPAEIIEKFKTFNISELCISSITAAELHYGVNKSQRVEQNSDALAMFLSPLEILPFDDAAAYEYGIIRAELEKNGNTIGSMDLPIAAHAKAMNAIIVTNNEREFSRVSGIKVENWVTL; from the coding sequence TATGCTGGATACCAATATCTGTATTTATATTATAAAGCGCAGACCTGCGGAGATCATCGAGAAATTCAAAACTTTCAATATTTCTGAGCTGTGTATCTCAAGCATCACAGCAGCGGAATTACATTACGGTGTAAACAAAAGCCAGCGTGTGGAGCAAAACAGCGACGCTCTGGCGATGTTTCTATCACCTCTGGAGATATTGCCATTTGACGATGCTGCGGCTTATGAATACGGCATCATCCGTGCAGAGCTTGAGAAGAACGGCAATACCATAGGCTCAATGGATCTCCCGATAGCGGCACACGCCAAAGCCATGAACGCAATCATAGTCACCAATAACGAACGTGAATTCTCCCGTGTATCAGGTATCAAGGTCGAGAATTGGGTGACGTTATGA